Proteins encoded within one genomic window of Glycine soja cultivar W05 chromosome 1, ASM419377v2, whole genome shotgun sequence:
- the LOC114419758 gene encoding uncharacterized protein LOC114419758: MIATYEKKIVETTTYMEAMQEEDEEEEDGILEIARLKSGKKRPTTSNEASSTASNKRITTKKGPIDFLFSKAPEESIKLGKTMRQSSVNETYNKAARDRAVQYIARFFFRNGIPFNVAKSKSFKLMIEAIGTYGPHLKPPSYHELRVPLLKKELEYTKGLLRGHEEERIKYGCSIMSDGWTDRKNRTLINFLVNCSLGTQFMRSVDASEYMKTGQKIFELLDNFVEEIGGKNVIQVVTDNGSNYVLAGKILQVTRPKIFWTPCAAHCLDLMLEDIGKIPKVKRVIQRIYNHTLALNTMRKFTQKTELVRHGVTRFATTFLTLQRLHKQKVNLRRMFTSYEWLKSKASKEPKGKQATEVVLMPSFWNDVVYALKAMGPLVSVLRLVDNEKKPAMGFIYEAMDRAKETIQRAFSNNEGEYNDILAIIDKRWDCQLHHPLHAAGYYLNSKFFYTNPNIDSDNEVVDGLYKCIDKLSEDDDLVVEVHKQLLV, encoded by the exons ATGATTGCTACTTATGAGAAGAAAATAGTTGAAACTACAACATACATGGAGGCAATGCAAGAAGAagacgaggaagaagaagatgggaTCCTAGAGATTGCAAGACTTAAAAGTGGAAAAAAGCGTCCAACAACATCAAATGAAGCCTCCTCAACAGCTTCCAATAAGAGGATCACAACTAAAAAAGGCCCTATTGATTTTTTGTTCTCCAAAGCACCTGAAGAAAGTATCAAATTAGGAAAAACCATGAGACAATCAAGTGTAAATGAAACTTATAACAAGGCTGCAAGAGACAGGGCAGTTCAGTACATTGCTCGTTTCTTTTTTAGGAATGGAATACCATTCAATGTTGCTAAATCAAAAAGTTTCAAGTTGATGATTGAGGCGATTGGAACCTATGGTCCTCATTTAAAGCCTCCAAGCTATCATGAATTGAGAGTTCCACTCCTTAAAAAAGAGTTGGAATACACGAAGGGCTTATTGAGGGGTCATGAGGAGGAGCGAATCAAATATGGGTGTTCAATTATGTCAGATGGTTGGACGGATAGGAAGAATAGAACTTTGATTAACTTTTTGGTAAATTGTTCGTTGGGAACACAATTTATGAGGAGTGTGGATGCTTCTGAATACATGAAGACTGGTCAgaagatctttgagcttttggATAACTTTGTTGAGGAGATTGGAGGAAAGAATGTTATTCAAGTGGTGACGGACAATGGAAGTAATTATGTGTTGGCGG gtaaaattttaCAAGTCACGagaccaaaaatattttggactcCATGTGCTGCACATTGTCTTGACTTGATGCTAGAAGATATTGGAAAGATCCCAAAAGTAAAAAGGGTTATACAAAGAATTTACAACCATACATTGGCTTTGAACACCATGAGGAAATTCACACAAAAAACTGAATTAGTGAGACATGGAGTTACAAGATTTGCTACCACTTTCTTAACTTTGCAAAGATTGCATAAGCAAAAGGTCAATCTTAGAAGGATGTTTACTTCATATGAATGGTTGAAGTCTAAGGCATCTAAAGAGCCGAAGGGGAAGCAAGCAACAGAAGTTGTTCTTATGCcatcattttggaatgatgttgTTTATGCTTTAAAGGCTATGGGGCCTCTTGTAAGTGTGTTGAGGTTGGTGGATAATGAAAAAAAACCTGCAATGGGTTTCATTTATGAAGCAATGGATAGGGCCAAAGAAACAATTCAAAGAGCTTTCAGTAACAATGAAGGGGAGTATAATGATATCCTTGCAATCATTGATAAAAGATGGGATTGCCAACTTCACCACCCTTTGCATGCAGCGGGTTATTATCTAAATTCAAAGTTCTTTTACACCAATCCAAACATTGACAGTGATAATGAAGTGGTGGATGGCCTCTACAAATGTATTGATAAGCTtagtgaagatgatgatttggtAGTTGAAGTTCACAAACAATTGCTAGTGTAA